From the genome of uncultured Methanobrevibacter sp., one region includes:
- the pdxS gene encoding pyridoxal 5'-phosphate synthase lyase subunit PdxS — protein sequence MVEKGTKVLKEGFAKMTKGGVIMDVVNAEQAIIAEDAGAVAVMALEKVPADIRAAGGVARMADPTIVEEVVEAVSIPVMAKARIGHIAEAQILETLGVDMIDESEVLTPADEEYHINKKEFTIPFVCGARNLGEALRRIDEGASMIRTKGEPGTGNIVEAVRHMRMVMGEIRTIQGMEEEELWKYARNIEAPIELVKETAELGKLPVVNFAAGGIATPADASLMMQLGSDGIFVGSGIFKSKNPEAFAKAIVEATANYDKPEVLADVSKGLGEAMKGLEMSTLNKSDRMQDRGI from the coding sequence ATGGTAGAAAAAGGAACAAAAGTGTTAAAAGAAGGTTTTGCAAAAATGACAAAAGGTGGTGTTATTATGGATGTGGTGAATGCTGAACAGGCAATAATTGCAGAAGATGCTGGTGCAGTAGCAGTAATGGCGCTTGAAAAAGTGCCTGCAGACATTCGTGCAGCAGGAGGAGTTGCAAGAATGGCAGATCCTACAATAGTTGAGGAAGTAGTTGAAGCAGTTTCAATTCCGGTAATGGCAAAAGCTAGAATAGGGCATATTGCAGAAGCACAAATCCTTGAAACATTGGGTGTTGACATGATTGATGAAAGTGAAGTATTAACACCTGCTGATGAAGAATATCACATTAACAAAAAAGAATTCACAATACCATTTGTATGCGGAGCACGTAATCTTGGTGAAGCATTAAGAAGAATAGATGAAGGAGCATCAATGATACGTACCAAAGGAGAACCTGGAACCGGAAACATAGTTGAAGCAGTCAGACACATGAGAATGGTGATGGGTGAAATCAGAACAATTCAGGGAATGGAGGAAGAAGAGCTTTGGAAATATGCAAGAAATATTGAAGCACCAATAGAACTTGTAAAAGAAACTGCAGAACTTGGAAAATTACCTGTTGTAAACTTTGCTGCAGGAGGAATTGCCACCCCCGCTGATGCATCATTGATGATGCAATTAGGTTCTGATGGAATTTTTGTAGGATCAGGAATATTCAAGTCTAAAAATCCAGAAGCATTTGCAAAAGCTATTGTTGAAGCAACCGCAAATTATGATAAACCTGAGGTATTGGCTGATGTATCAAAAGGTTTAGGTGAAGCCATGAAAGGACTAGAAATGTCAACATTAAACAAATCCGATAGGATGCAGGATAGAGGAATCTGA
- the pdxT gene encoding pyridoxal 5'-phosphate synthase glutaminase subunit PdxT produces the protein MVKIGILNLQGAVSEHYDLTKKAIEKLGLDIDVETVRYSGDVKTCDGIIISGGESTVIGKLINERGIDKAIKDNDIPVFGTCAGMILLGKKTDFNQPLLGLMDINVKRNNYGRQKDSFEAEIDIFNEKFPGVFIRAPSLESYDKSKENIKVLSTFNGKIIAIQQEKNIAISFHPELTENTLIHEYFIKNIL, from the coding sequence ATGGTTAAAATAGGAATTTTAAATTTACAGGGTGCAGTATCGGAGCACTATGACCTAACCAAAAAAGCTATTGAAAAATTAGGATTGGATATTGATGTTGAAACAGTAAGATACAGTGGTGATGTTAAAACATGTGATGGAATAATAATTTCGGGAGGTGAAAGTACAGTCATTGGCAAACTAATCAATGAAAGAGGTATTGACAAAGCAATTAAGGACAATGACATTCCGGTTTTTGGAACATGTGCTGGCATGATACTGTTAGGTAAAAAAACTGATTTCAACCAACCTTTACTTGGATTAATGGATATTAATGTTAAAAGAAATAATTATGGAAGACAAAAAGATTCATTTGAAGCTGAAATTGATATATTTAATGAGAAATTTCCAGGAGTTTTTATAAGAGCTCCTTCTCTTGAATCATATGATAAATCAAAAGAAAATATTAAAGTTTTATCCACATTCAATGGTAAAATAATAGCAATTCAACAGGAAAAGAATATTGCAATTTCATTTCACCCTGAATTAACAGAGAATACTTTAATACATGAATATTTCATTAAAAATATTTTATAA
- a CDS encoding MarR family winged helix-turn-helix transcriptional regulator, whose translation IDYLAEKANIGKSSVTKSVKILEKKGFLTKEIDPEDNRRKIVKITKKGKEIQKAALQINNEIEESIISKIGENEIKTLKEQLITLDELIKN comes from the coding sequence TATAGATTATCTTGCAGAAAAAGCAAACATAGGAAAAAGCAGCGTAACCAAATCTGTGAAGATACTTGAAAAGAAAGGATTTCTGACAAAAGAAATTGATCCCGAAGACAATCGTAGGAAAATCGTTAAAATCACAAAAAAAGGAAAAGAAATACAAAAGGCAGCTCTTCAAATCAATAATGAAATAGAAGAATCAATAATCTCTAAAATAGGTGAAAATGAAATTAAAACCTTAAAAGAACAGTTAATCACATTAGACGAATTAATTAAAAATTAA
- a CDS encoding GNAT family N-acetyltransferase: protein MRKATADDAPEIVNIMDYYMKNTAVHFSYKAPEIDDFRQEMIYITEKFPFFVLEDKSSIKGFAYAKPFSDVPAYDWSCELTIYIKEDFKRKGLGRKLYLAVEDAVKMMGIKNMYAYIAYTEREDEHLDNSSMRFHEKMGFERVARFSKCGYKFDTWYDVIWMEKIIAEHEDHPNRIMSYRDLDEMAAR, encoded by the coding sequence ATGAGAAAAGCAACAGCAGATGACGCCCCAGAAATTGTTAACATAATGGATTACTACATGAAAAACACCGCAGTCCACTTTTCATATAAAGCACCCGAAATAGATGATTTCAGACAGGAAATGATATATATAACTGAAAAATTCCCCTTTTTCGTGCTCGAAGATAAAAGCTCCATCAAAGGCTTTGCCTATGCCAAGCCCTTTTCAGATGTGCCTGCCTATGACTGGTCCTGTGAGCTTACAATATATATCAAAGAGGATTTCAAACGAAAAGGCCTTGGACGAAAACTCTACCTTGCAGTTGAAGATGCAGTGAAGATGATGGGAATAAAAAACATGTACGCATACATCGCATACACAGAAAGGGAAGATGAGCATCTGGACAATTCAAGCATGAGATTCCATGAAAAGATGGGTTTTGAAAGAGTTGCAAGATTCTCCAAATGCGGATACAAGTTCGACACATGGTATGACGTCATCTGGATGGAAAAAATCATCGCAGAACATGAAGACCATCCCAACAGAATAATGAGCTACAGAGACCTTGATGAAATGGCTGCAAGATAA
- a CDS encoding pseudomurein-binding repeat-containing protein, protein MTEDNISWTSFCQAMNSIAYWLLQNKKKYKKRDHYQILTLKGNCKDIEKKAKKLGNDKLVSMYTMALIKDNTSLNFLPNYVTLKNGEQIDKAEYVDMAIRTEAYIRANGRLPAIVYRMSKLPDYNDSTMKLFIKTFNYKGNTIDEALAIIAKKELYSKYFDSQKTDKKTINDAKAGKGSNCVDWGQVYYRIAKSLGYDVQFVHVKCRVSGTGHIRLRLRHKKHTSGNWINRDPAAVADTTSGNVRLLWCEDGYLIAYDPSWIFTDLYSS, encoded by the coding sequence ATGACAGAAGACAATATTAGCTGGACAAGTTTTTGCCAAGCTATGAATTCCATAGCATACTGGCTACTCCAAAACAAAAAGAAGTATAAAAAACGTGACCATTACCAGATATTAACATTAAAAGGTAATTGTAAAGACATAGAAAAGAAAGCAAAGAAATTAGGAAACGATAAGCTAGTGTCAATGTATACAATGGCCTTAATTAAAGACAATACCTCTTTAAATTTCCTTCCAAATTATGTAACCTTAAAGAATGGGGAACAAATAGATAAAGCTGAATATGTGGACATGGCCATAAGGACAGAAGCATACATCAGAGCAAATGGAAGACTTCCAGCTATTGTATATAGAATGTCAAAACTTCCGGATTATAATGATTCCACAATGAAACTATTCATTAAAACATTTAATTATAAAGGAAACACAATAGATGAAGCTTTAGCTATTATAGCAAAGAAAGAATTGTATAGCAAATACTTTGATTCTCAAAAAACCGACAAGAAAACAATAAATGATGCTAAAGCAGGTAAAGGTTCCAATTGTGTAGACTGGGGGCAAGTGTATTATAGAATAGCTAAATCTTTAGGCTATGATGTGCAGTTTGTCCATGTAAAATGCAGAGTTTCAGGAACCGGCCATATCAGATTAAGATTAAGACATAAAAAACATACTTCAGGAAACTGGATTAACAGAGACCCAGCTGCAGTAGCTGATACAACTTCAGGTAATGTTAGATTACTTTGGTGTGAAGACGGATACTTAATAGCTTATGATCCATCCTGGATATTCACAGATTTGTATAGTAGTTAA